The Acanthopagrus latus isolate v.2019 chromosome 1, fAcaLat1.1, whole genome shotgun sequence genomic interval TCTCAAGACTTGTTCtgtatttaatgaaaatatgtgtGATGATGCATGATGCTTGTTCTCGTGGATATGAATTGTGTGCAGTCATTTTCCCCAAAATACCATCATTTCAAGCCTCTGGTATGATAGTTTAACATCTCCTATCTGGCAACAGTGCAGTGGATGTGTGCACAGGGGctcatgctgctgtgtgtgtcacagacaCCAACCTCATCCTCTATTGTTCTCTCAGGAGCCTtgctttcctcttcttcctcttcctcctcttccccttctAGATTGTCACCTCTCTCATcacctccatcttcctcctcctcctcctcttcttcttcctcatcttcctcctcttcctcctcagcttcttCTGTGGCTTTTGAGAGAAGGAGAGTAAAGGTGAGGTACAATACAGCATTATCAGAACAGTGTGTGATGTCCTGTGTTTGACCCTCTAACCCGcagctgctgctccctctgtttcctcagCTGCTTTGTCTTCCttatctgctgctgcctcctcctcttcttcttcatcctcctcttcctcctcttctacaTCAGCTCGGGGGACATCCACCTTCTTGTACACGTAGTCGTCCTCTGATTTCTaggacacaaacaggaaacggGATCACAGTCAGGTTTAGGAGGTTTTCTGCTTTGCTTCTGCAGAAATCatacaataaacacactcaaTAGGTGCAAAGTACCTTCGGCCAGCAGAAGAGCACAGTCAGTCCTACAGGCAGGCCGACTGTCAGTATGTAGATCACCCAGAGCCACGGTCGTTCCTCTGCTGCCAACATGAGCTGAGCGAAAATCCCTGGCTGGTGAGGCAAGGGACCAGAGAGCAAATAGTGAGCTTTCGTGAGTCTTTCCCTCACAGACTCAGACAGCCCTGTGGTCAATTAAATGCATGTAGTGACAATGGAAGTGCCTGTTATGTTGCTGCTCTATGTTCCCATTGACCTTACAAAGCATCACACTGACCTCGTTAGCGCTGGCCACCAGTTTCTTGAGCCCCCAGCTGTCAGAGGCCCAGCGGTCAGCCACCTCCTTGTGGGAGGTGATAATGAAGTTGTCAAAGTAGATATCTGAGGTCATGGACCACAACTCCAAGCCCACAGCCTTGAAAGGTGCCATCCTGAACGGCTGCAGGTCCTCAAAATACTCCGGGTTGCTGATCTTACGCGGCTTCCAGACTCCCTTGGGAGAAACAATTGGAAAGAAGACGTCACAAGACGGTTTCCAGACTAACAACAGCAAACGCTGTTGGAGTTTTCTGACCGATGTATCAAGTGATCAAACTTTTCTAGAGTATGAAATACTAAACctaaaaattattaaaatatattatagtaataataatgtgtgacagtttatattatgtattagaaaaataataaagattatATTACATTTGgttattataattattagaTTACAATCTAATTacttataataatataattaaaattacatagttaaaaaaatactaaGCAAATAACTTAAACACTTGAACCAcgaaacataaaacattacagaaagTTGTGCTTGCTAAACTAATACAATAATTATGGAGTAGCGATAGTATGTGGGAGTTGTGAAGTAAATATTTTGTAGCATGTTTTTAGCCTGGTTACAGTTACCTGATAGTTGGGATTGTCCACCAGAGGGGCTTTCCACTTGCCCTTGTACTGAGGGTTGTTGATCTTGGGACGCTTCCACTCCCCACAGCCAGGAGCCGTCTCACAGGCTGGGTTAGGAATCTGTGGGGCTTCCcactctccatccatctcctcatccctgcacacagaggagagcagtcaggctgatcaTTTCCTCACTGCAGATACTGTAATTGTCACATGCAGCTTGTTTGAGTGATGAATGGTTTTATTTACCAGTCTTCTGGTTTCTCAGCATTCGGGTCAGGGACAAACTCTGCTTCGTCGTCCAGCCAGCCCTCTGGCTTCAGAGCGTCAGGGTCCTCAATTTTTGCTGGAGCATCTTcatccctgacacacacacacacacacacacacacacacacatttgttattGATGATGAGGTCTCCGAGGCCCTCACATTTAAATATGTCCCATCGGTGACAAAATCTAGTATGGATGTTATAATCACCAGTCATCGGGCTTGACAGCCTCGGGGTCGGGTATCTTGGCCCTCTCATCCCAGTCGTCCGGCTTGGAATCATTTGGATCATCTATCTCTTTGGGTGGGTTGACTGGAGGAACCACATCGTAAAGCAGATTGCCACGGCTCACGCTGGATTGGTCTATCAACATTTCGTAGCTGTTGTCTGGGTTTAGGACTGAAAACAAGGCCAaatgtacatttgaaaaaaacagacatatgCTGTTATGTAAAACTGAAGTTATGCTTCTGTGCGGTGTGTGGGACACATTTTAgatacacataaaaacacatctgttctTTTCCAAGACTGTACCCAAAGTGTAGAGGTGAGTCTTCTTGTCAGTGTAGAACTTCTTGAGATCAACATCGGGCCTCTTGGCGTGCTTCTCCTCCAGGTCTTTGTTGAGAGGATTCTGGTGGCGGAAGATGAAGTGTAGCTTGTAGTCCTCACCACACTTGTCTGGTCCAAACATGATGGTGTAAGGTGTACGATCCTGGAATTGCTCCTATGGTGCAGAGTCATTGGAGTAAGTCTGTTTAGTTTAAAGGCAGACAACGTTTACCCAGTTCTACCACACATAATCAAGACAGCGGAGGAATACTCAAGAGGTTTTGGATTCTGTGTCCACAATACTAACAAAGATACTGATTGTACTGTAACATACTTGTGAAAACAGACATATTATAAGTGGAGTAATGTGGAGTGACAACATGCAAACCAACCAGATTGACGTCTTCAGTGTCTGTAAGCAGTTTGACGTATGCTCCACCACAGTCGATGCCTTCCTGGAAATTCACCTCATACCTGCAAACAgatcacaccaaaacaattaaacaagtctttgtcacattcattttacaagGTTTTAACTTTACGCAAATAACAGATTTAACTTATACACCCACTAACTATCTCGGGAACAAGATTGTAAATGTGCAAGTTTGAACTCACTGTAAGACCAGAGGTTCATCCTGGAAGATGAAGGGTTTGTCCATCATTGCTGCGATCGCATGGTGTTTGGCCCGGGACTTGAGCACCAGACCCTGGTCTCCTGGAACTTTgttctccttcagctgctccacagaCCACTTACCTAAGGCAAGAGACAGGAGAGGCGCTCACATTTAATAACCTGGGTTTTCTTTTAGGGTCACTGATATGACTTTTGATAATAGTTTGGGTtagtgtgcctgtgtgtgtgcagggactCAGAGCTTAACACAGCTTTAGAGTAGTCAACAtaacatcacaaacactgtttcagTGTCTCGAGCTGAGGCGTTATGACATCATAAATATGAATGGTGGCCAACACTATTAATATGCGACCTATGTTTGTAATACATTTCTTATTTGCgtcataaatgaaaaaaattaaacagcCAAGTTGTTGCGATGATATGTATGTCAGGATTagcaaaaagagaaataatgCAACAAACCATCATATTTGGCGATTTCATCATCTGCATCCCCCTTCACTGTCTTTGATAGCTGCCATCTGTGAACATCAACATCACAAAACACTGAGTATCCTCACAGAAAGGTgaacatccacaaacacacactacagcCACTGATGGTGTCAGTTTATCCCGGTCATTCAGTACCCTTGCAGGCTCATGTATCCAAACATGCATCAAACATTTACGCTGCACTTTTTTTCAGCAGCACTTGGTGGTAAATTTTTCAGGCTATACCTGTCCAGTGACCCATCGTCAAACGTCTCTGCAAAGTGGACGTCTCCAGTGGGGACAGGAGTCTTGTAAGTTACCTGGGGgacaaaaagcagaaattaGACAGTGATACAGTACAGTTTACTAGCTTTGCTGCCTCGGTTTCTCATGTAACGTTTACTTAACCTATGACCTATTCCTGACCTGGAAGGAGACATCTGCATCTGTTCCAGACTTCCCACTTGCTGTGTCTGTCTCATCAGAGTGGTCTTCATCCATCACCgttgcctcctcctcctcctcttcctcctcctcctcttctgccatCAGCACCTTTAATTCCTCCTCGTCCAAGCCCAAATCCTCATCCATGTTGGAAAGATCCACCTCCAACTGGTTGTCCTGGGCTGCCACAGCCGCTACAGCCAGGGAGGACAGGAGCAGCACGCGCCACATCCAACCCCTGTCCAGCTTCATCTGTAGAGGGTACAGTGAGGACGGGGGTGTGGTGATAgcagggggggggagagagtgTGAGATAAGGGTGGCAGAGATAAGCCTGGTGTGAGCAGCACAGTGAGGAAGGCGTGGCACGGGAGGATGGGGGAGGGTAAGAGACAGCAGgtgtgagagagatggatggatagttATTTATGGAGagcaatggtgtgtgtgtgtgtgtgtgtgtgtgtgtgtgtgtgtcattgcgGGGGGGCATCAATGATAAAAATAGCAATCACAAGTACGTAAAAGGAAAGAGGGATGAGAGGTTgagttacagaaaaaacaaaagagattgAGGTCACATTAGTACACACTGATACTTGATTAATGTTCCGTGTCCTCACATTGCATCCTTATATTGCGTTTTTCGCActattttcagaaaaatgttcacCTGTCCCTTCTCCGCTGTAATACATCCCCACCAGATAAATCCTCAGGTCAGCTGTGCTTTTAAATCTGTCACATACAGAtaacttttatgttttacaacATGAACATCATGTCATGATTTACAATATGATATATATAAAACTTCCTTACTGGTCCAAATTTGTAGCGGCAAACTAGGGTTGCAACTAACTCAATAATGGCAActaatcattttcattatcgattatTCTGTTGATTGAATTTcacgattaatcgattagtctataaaatgtaaaaaaagagaaaaaaagaaggaaatgctcatcacaaactccaaaaacccaaagaccCTTTCTTTATTATTCTTTAATTATTTCCACACTGATTTACTCATCTAGATCCAAGTTCCACCCATCCTCCGTCTAAGTTTCCAAGACATTATTACCTTTAAATTAAATAGATGGACATGGTTGAAAACATATCCTTCTTGGTAGATATGATTACTGAAACGATTATTcgtttatcaaaaaaaaatggtgataCTTGGTGGTACAGCAAATGTGCCAGATTAgaatctttgtgtgtgtcccGTAATACGTTTGTATCTCTGGTGATACTCTGCTGACTAATGATGCAATTCAGATATGTGTTACACCAAACAATAGCTTCATTGACCTCTTATTGATCAGGCCACACCTGCTCGCTCTCGTTGCGAACAGCAGGAATTGAAAAGCATCACTGCAGACAGCACAGCGGCACGCTTTCATTAATACCTAATTAACTTTGATTCCCATACTGCTGTTGTTCTATTTGCTAACATCAGAGCACAGCAGGATCAAAAGGATTCTGATAAGCATGAGGGAGGGATGATGAACGGGAGGCGCTCTTCAGAGCCATCTCATCTCAAGATGCTGCTCATTTAGTTGCATCTTTAGGCTGAATACAATGCAGCTTTGAAAGAAACCCTGGCCTATCCTATGCAGAAAGAGAGGACTCAAAACATCTATTCTGATCTGagaatataaaaacatgtatatgtCCAATAAAACTAAGACTGATTAAGTTGTTTAATTCAATTTCTTTGAGCTGTTGCTTTTTGCTGCACAGAATCCAATCAAGATATTAGACTGTCAAATTGATAGTAGTGCCTTTTATTTCTGTCCATAAAATACCAAACCAGGTGGCATAGTACTTGATGGatgttcagctgtgtttacatgacagaGGTCTTCTATCTACCTTGACTTTTACTAAAACAGCAGTGGCCATTGCTTTGGCAGTGTGCACATCATGTAATCTTGAGGGTAAAATGAACTGCTTGAGAACAGCCTTTTACTGGCTGAATGCATGATACCCTACAGCATTACTGCCCGACATGACACATCTTTAACATACACCAGAGAACTAGTGAACTAGGTCAACCATAGAGCTCTATGTATGAGATGGAGTGGAAAAGGTTAGTACATCAATTTTAGATAAACCTGAGCAAAATCCAGTTTCGCTCTCTGCCATATTTATTTCAACTGTGGCCATTCAGATCTAGCAAACAATGAATTGCAGTGACATCTTGACAGCATCTTTCCTGCAGTGGATTCAACAGTAACATATCGTCTCTCCTTTGGAGAGTTAATTAGGTTGTGGCCGAGGTCAGGGTACAGTATCTGTAAACAGTTGCCACTGGCTGTGACAAGTCGCTTTAACCTCACATCCATTAACACAAGCTCACCATTACCGGCCAAGTGCAGACAAATGAGCCACAGTGTGTGATTAGACAGGCCAATCTCCAACTTGTCTAACAAAATTGACTCGCTATTCAGTCTGGATGTGAGCTCCATCACATAATTCTATTTCACATTAATCTGCAGTCCTCCTTTGTAACACAGTTATAGCTGAAGTCTACTGTTACTGGTGTAACACCCCTGACAAGCCTCTGGTTGACGGTCACCATTGCCAAGAAGCTCTTATTTTAATCCTAACACACGCTTCTAACTGAGCAGATCTCGGAAGTACAAATAAAAAGGTCATAGGAAAGGGTTGTGGAGCTAACATGGCTGCCACCGAACTCTGCAATGTCCAAACTCTTTTATAGTGAAAGGCTCTGGCTGCAGCACCTGCTCCGCTAGCTAGCTAGATAGCTATCTGGACGGCGCGCCATCACATCGGCAAACGTTAgcataacacaagacaaactCATCTATACATGCCCTCAATTTACTAAACATGCCCTGTcgttaaaacacacaaaagtttagttttttttttctttttaagttaaGGGTTGCCTGAAATGTCTTGCGGACTTGAGAAATGAGTGGATAGCaatggttagcatgctaaattaGCAGTGATGTCGCACAGGGAGGGATGCAGAGAATGAATGAGTGCACAAACAAACCTTGAGCCTTCTTGTGCTTGCGGAGAAA includes:
- the clgn gene encoding calmegin; translated protein: MKLDRGWMWRVLLLSSLAVAAVAAQDNQLEVDLSNMDEDLGLDEEELKVLMAEEEEEEEEEEEATVMDEDHSDETDTASGKSGTDADVSFQVTYKTPVPTGDVHFAETFDDGSLDRWQLSKTVKGDADDEIAKYDGKWSVEQLKENKVPGDQGLVLKSRAKHHAIAAMMDKPFIFQDEPLVLQYEVNFQEGIDCGGAYVKLLTDTEDVNLEQFQDRTPYTIMFGPDKCGEDYKLHFIFRHQNPLNKDLEEKHAKRPDVDLKKFYTDKKTHLYTLVLNPDNSYEMLIDQSSVSRGNLLYDVVPPVNPPKEIDDPNDSKPDDWDERAKIPDPEAVKPDDWDEDAPAKIEDPDALKPEGWLDDEAEFVPDPNAEKPEDWDEEMDGEWEAPQIPNPACETAPGCGEWKRPKINNPQYKGKWKAPLVDNPNYQGVWKPRKISNPEYFEDLQPFRMAPFKAVGLELWSMTSDIYFDNFIITSHKEVADRWASDSWGLKKLVASANEPGIFAQLMLAAEERPWLWVIYILTVGLPVGLTVLFCWPKKSEDDYVYKKVDVPRADVEEEEEEDEEEEEEAAADKEDKAAEETEGAAAAATEEAEEEEEEDEEEEEEEEEEDGGDERGDNLEGEEEEEEEEESKAPERTIEDELKEGGDATEESHKQAVRKRRVRKD